The following are encoded together in the Pseudomonas xantholysinigenes genome:
- a CDS encoding YqgE/AlgH family protein — protein MKTLAPSYLKHQFLIAMPHMADPNFAQTLTYIVEHNAQGAMGLVVNRPQELNLGDILEQLRPDEQPPASTLHVPIYQGGPVQTDRGFVLHSDECSFQATVALEGLSLTTSQDVLLAIAAGVGPKQSLITLGYAGWEAGQLEAELADNAWLNCPFDPEILFGMDSEQRLGAAAKSLGINLSLLTSQAGHA, from the coding sequence ATGAAAACCCTCGCCCCCAGCTACCTCAAGCACCAGTTCCTGATCGCCATGCCGCATATGGCCGATCCGAACTTTGCCCAGACCCTCACCTACATCGTCGAGCACAATGCCCAAGGCGCCATGGGCCTGGTGGTCAATCGCCCGCAGGAGCTGAACCTGGGCGACATCCTCGAGCAATTGCGCCCGGACGAGCAGCCCCCGGCCAGCACCCTGCACGTGCCGATCTACCAGGGCGGCCCGGTGCAGACCGACCGTGGCTTCGTGCTGCACAGCGATGAGTGCAGTTTCCAGGCCACCGTGGCCCTGGAAGGTTTGTCGCTGACCACCTCGCAGGATGTGCTGCTGGCCATCGCCGCCGGCGTGGGGCCGAAACAGAGCCTGATCACCCTCGGCTATGCCGGCTGGGAAGCCGGCCAGCTGGAGGCGGAACTGGCCGACAACGCCTGGCTCAACTGCCCGTTCGACCCCGAGATCCTATTCGGCATGGACAGCGAGCAGCGCCTCGGCGCCGCCGCCAAGAGCCTGGGCATCAACCTGAGCCTGCTCACCAGCCAGGCGGGGCACGCCTGA
- the ruvX gene encoding Holliday junction resolvase RuvX has protein sequence MAELRLLLGFDYGTRQIGVAVGQVITGQARELCTLKAQNGVPDWNQVEKLIKEWKPDAIVVGLPLNMDGTPSEMSERAEKFARRLHGRYNLPVHTHDERLTTFEAKGEQMARGGRHGSYRDNPVDAIAAALLLQGWLEANT, from the coding sequence ATGGCCGAGCTGCGCCTGTTGCTGGGCTTCGACTACGGTACCCGACAGATCGGCGTCGCCGTCGGCCAGGTCATTACCGGCCAGGCTCGCGAGTTATGCACGCTCAAGGCCCAGAACGGCGTACCGGACTGGAACCAGGTCGAGAAACTGATCAAGGAATGGAAGCCCGACGCCATCGTCGTCGGCCTGCCGCTGAACATGGACGGCACGCCCAGCGAGATGAGCGAGCGCGCCGAAAAGTTCGCCCGTCGCCTGCACGGCCGCTACAACCTGCCGGTGCACACCCACGACGAACGCCTGACCACCTTCGAGGCCAAGGGCGAGCAAATGGCCCGAGGCGGCCGCCACGGCAGCTACCGTGACAATCCGGTCGACGCCATCGCCGCGGCCTTGCTGCTGCAAGGCTGGCTGGAGGCCAACACTTAA
- the pyrR gene encoding bifunctional pyr operon transcriptional regulator/uracil phosphoribosyltransferase PyrR, with translation MSLPNPAELIRQMAVDLRAHLARRAITEPRYIGIRTGGVWVAQALQAELGDSSPLGTLDVSFYRDDFSQNGLHPQVRPSELPFEIEGQHLVLIDDVLMSGRTIRAALNELFDYGRPASVTLVCLLDLDAGELPIRPNVLGATLSLAAHERVKLTGPTPLALERQDLASASAL, from the coding sequence ATGAGCCTACCCAATCCCGCCGAGCTGATCCGGCAGATGGCCGTCGACCTTCGCGCCCACCTGGCCCGCCGTGCCATCACCGAACCGCGCTACATCGGCATCCGCACCGGCGGCGTGTGGGTGGCCCAGGCGCTGCAAGCCGAGCTGGGCGACAGCAGCCCGCTGGGCACGCTCGATGTATCGTTCTACCGCGACGACTTCAGCCAGAACGGCCTGCACCCGCAGGTGCGCCCGTCGGAGCTGCCGTTCGAGATCGAAGGCCAGCACCTGGTGCTGATCGATGACGTGCTGATGAGCGGTCGTACCATCCGCGCCGCCCTCAACGAACTGTTCGACTATGGCCGTCCGGCCAGCGTGACACTGGTGTGCCTGCTCGACCTGGATGCCGGCGAACTGCCGATCCGCCCCAACGTGCTTGGCGCCACCCTGTCCCTGGCCGCCCATGAACGGGTAAAATTGACCGGACCCACGCCGCTCGCCCTCGAGCGCCAGGACCTCGCTTCCGCATCCGCCCTTTAA
- a CDS encoding aspartate carbamoyltransferase catalytic subunit, with protein MTPFDAKRPLQLNDQGQLRHFLSLDGLPRELLTEILDTADSFLEVGARAVKKVPLLRGKTVCNVFFENSTRTRTTFELAAQRLSADVISLNVSTSSTSKGETLFDTLRNLEAMAADMFVVRHSDSGAAHFIAEHVCPDVAVINGGDGRHAHPTQGMLDMLTIRRHKGSFENLSVAIVGDILHSRVARSDMLALKALGCPDIRVIGPKTLIPIGIEQYGVKVYTDLAEGLKDVDVVIMLRLQRERMAGGLLPSEGEFYRLFGLTTARLAGAKPDAIVMHPGPINRGVEIESAVADGKHSVILNQVTYGIAVRMAVLSMAMSGQNAQRQFEQENAQ; from the coding sequence ATGACGCCATTCGACGCCAAGCGCCCGCTGCAGCTCAATGACCAGGGCCAGCTGCGCCATTTCCTCTCGCTCGACGGTTTGCCCCGCGAACTGCTCACCGAGATCCTCGACACCGCCGACTCGTTCCTCGAAGTCGGCGCCCGGGCCGTGAAAAAGGTCCCGTTACTGCGCGGCAAAACCGTGTGCAACGTGTTCTTCGAGAACTCCACCCGTACCCGCACCACCTTCGAACTGGCCGCCCAGCGCCTGTCGGCCGACGTGATCAGCCTGAACGTGTCGACCTCCTCGACCAGCAAGGGCGAAACCCTGTTCGACACCCTGCGCAACCTCGAGGCCATGGCCGCCGACATGTTCGTCGTGCGCCACTCCGACTCCGGCGCCGCGCACTTCATCGCCGAGCACGTATGCCCGGACGTCGCCGTGATCAACGGTGGTGACGGCCGCCACGCGCACCCGACCCAGGGCATGCTCGACATGCTGACCATCCGTCGGCACAAAGGCAGCTTCGAAAACCTCTCGGTGGCCATCGTCGGCGACATCCTCCACTCGCGGGTGGCCCGCTCGGACATGCTCGCGCTCAAGGCCCTGGGTTGCCCGGATATCCGCGTGATCGGCCCGAAAACCCTGATCCCGATCGGCATCGAGCAATACGGCGTGAAGGTCTACACCGACCTGGCCGAAGGCCTGAAGGACGTCGATGTGGTGATCATGCTGCGCCTGCAGCGCGAGCGCATGGCCGGTGGCCTGCTGCCCAGCGAGGGCGAGTTCTACCGTCTGTTCGGCCTGACCACAGCGCGCCTGGCCGGGGCCAAGCCTGACGCCATCGTCATGCACCCGGGGCCAATCAACCGCGGCGTCGAGATCGAGTCGGCGGTAGCCGACGGCAAGCACTCGGTGATCCTCAACCAGGTCACCTACGGCATCGCCGTGCGCATGGCGGTGCTGTCCATGGCCATGAGCGGGCAGAACGCGCAACGTCAATTCGAGCAGGAGAACGCCCAGTGA
- a CDS encoding dihydroorotase yields MTISIIGARVIDPASGLDRVTDLHLDGGRIVTIGTAPAGFSASRTIQADGLVAAPGLVDLGVSLREPGYSRKGNIASETRAAVAGGVTSLCCPPQTKPVLDTSAVAELILDRAREAANSKVYPIGALTKGLEGEQLAELVALRDTGCVAFGNGLKEIPNNRTLARALEYAATFDLTVVFHSQDRDLAQGGLAHEGPMASFLGLPGIPETAETVALARNLLLVEQTGVRAHFSQITSARGARLIAQAQQLGLPVTADVALYQLILTDEALRDFSSLYHVQPPLRTPADRDGLREAVKSGVIQAISSHHQPHERDAKLAPFGATEPGISGVELLLPLAMTLVEDGLLDLPTLLARLSSGPAAAMRLPAGELKVGGAADLVLFDPKASTVAGEQWFSRGENCPFIGHCLPSAVRYTLVDGHVCHEA; encoded by the coding sequence GTGACCATCAGCATCATCGGCGCCCGGGTCATCGATCCTGCCAGCGGCCTGGACCGCGTCACCGACCTGCACCTCGATGGCGGGCGCATCGTCACCATCGGCACCGCGCCTGCCGGCTTCAGCGCCAGCCGCACTATCCAGGCCGACGGCCTGGTGGCCGCCCCGGGCCTGGTCGACCTTGGCGTGTCGCTGCGCGAGCCGGGCTACAGCCGCAAGGGCAACATCGCCAGCGAGACCCGCGCGGCGGTCGCCGGAGGCGTCACCAGCCTGTGCTGCCCACCGCAGACCAAACCGGTGCTGGACACCTCGGCGGTAGCCGAGCTGATCCTCGATCGCGCCCGCGAAGCGGCCAACAGCAAGGTCTACCCGATCGGCGCCCTGACCAAGGGCCTGGAAGGCGAGCAACTGGCCGAGCTGGTCGCCCTGCGCGACACCGGCTGCGTGGCGTTCGGCAATGGCCTGAAAGAGATCCCCAACAACCGCACCCTGGCCCGCGCCCTGGAATACGCGGCCACCTTCGACCTGACCGTGGTGTTCCACTCCCAGGATCGCGACCTGGCCCAAGGCGGCCTGGCCCATGAAGGCCCGATGGCCAGCTTCCTCGGCCTGCCCGGCATCCCCGAGACCGCCGAGACCGTGGCCCTGGCGCGCAACCTACTGCTGGTCGAGCAGACCGGCGTGCGCGCTCACTTCAGCCAGATCACCAGCGCCCGCGGCGCCCGGCTGATCGCCCAGGCCCAGCAGCTGGGGCTGCCGGTCACCGCCGACGTGGCGCTGTACCAGCTGATCCTCACCGACGAAGCCCTGCGCGACTTCTCCAGCCTGTACCACGTGCAACCGCCACTGCGCACGCCTGCCGACCGCGACGGCCTGCGCGAGGCGGTGAAGTCGGGGGTGATCCAAGCCATCTCCAGCCACCACCAGCCCCACGAGCGCGATGCCAAGCTGGCGCCGTTCGGTGCCACCGAGCCGGGTATCAGCGGCGTCGAGCTGTTGCTGCCACTGGCCATGACCCTGGTGGAGGACGGCCTGCTCGACCTGCCGACGCTGCTGGCACGCCTGAGCAGCGGCCCGGCGGCGGCCATGCGCCTGCCGGCCGGTGAGCTGAAGGTGGGCGGTGCGGCGGACCTGGTGCTGTTCGATCCCAAGGCCTCGACCGTGGCCGGCGAGCAGTGGTTCTCGCGCGGCGAGAACTGCCCGTTCATCGGCCACTGCCTGCCGAGCGCGGTGCGTTATACCTTGGTCGATGGGCACGTTTGCCACGAGGCCTGA
- the hslV gene encoding ATP-dependent protease subunit HslV codes for MTTIVSVRRNGKVVMGGDGQVSLGNTVMKGNAKKVRRLYNGQVIAGFAGATADAFTLFERFEAQLQKHSGHLVRAAVELAKEWRTDRSLSRLEAMLAVANKDASLIITGNGDVVEPEDGLIAMGSGGAYAQAAARALLNKTDLSAREIAETALNIAGDICVFTNHNLTIEEQDLAE; via the coding sequence TTGACTACCATCGTTTCTGTCCGCCGTAACGGCAAAGTCGTCATGGGCGGCGACGGCCAGGTTTCCCTCGGCAACACCGTGATGAAAGGCAACGCCAAGAAAGTCCGGCGCCTGTACAACGGCCAGGTCATCGCCGGCTTCGCCGGTGCCACCGCCGACGCCTTCACCTTGTTCGAGCGCTTCGAAGCCCAGCTGCAGAAACACTCCGGCCACCTGGTGCGCGCCGCCGTCGAGCTGGCCAAGGAATGGCGTACCGATCGCTCCCTGAGCCGCCTGGAAGCGATGCTGGCGGTGGCCAACAAGGACGCCTCGCTGATCATCACCGGCAACGGCGACGTGGTCGAACCCGAGGACGGCCTGATCGCCATGGGCTCCGGCGGCGCCTACGCCCAGGCCGCGGCCCGCGCCCTGCTGAACAAGACCGACCTCTCGGCCCGTGAAATCGCCGAGACCGCCCTGAACATCGCCGGCGACATCTGCGTGTTCACCAACCACAACCTGACCATCGAGGAGCAGGACCTGGCCGAGTGA
- the hslU gene encoding ATP-dependent protease ATPase subunit HslU produces the protein MSMTPREIVHELNRHIIGQDDAKRAVAIALRNRWRRMQLPAELRAEVTPKNILMIGPTGVGKTEIARRLAKLANAPFIKVEATKFTEVGYVGRDVESIIRDLADAALKMLREQEIVRVRHRAEDAAEDRILDALLPQARVSSFSEEAQQGSGDSNTRQLFRKRLREGQLDDKEIEIEVAENMGVEIAAPPGMEEMTNQLQSLFANMGKGKRKARKLKVKDALKMVRDEEAGRLVNEEELKAKALEAVEQHGIVFIDEIDKVAKRGNVGGADVSREGVQRDLLPLIEGCTVNTKLGMVKTDHILFIASGAFHLSKPSDLVPELQGRLPIRVELKALTPEDFERILKEPHASLTEQYRELLKTEGLHIEFADEGLKRLAEIAFQVNEKTENIGARRLHTLLERLLEEVSFSAGDLASAHDETPINIDAAYVNSHLGELAQNEDLSRYIL, from the coding sequence ATGTCCATGACCCCCCGCGAGATCGTCCACGAACTCAACCGCCACATCATCGGCCAGGACGACGCCAAGCGCGCCGTGGCCATTGCCCTGCGCAACCGCTGGCGGCGCATGCAGCTCCCCGCCGAGCTGCGTGCCGAAGTCACCCCCAAGAACATCCTGATGATCGGCCCTACCGGCGTCGGCAAGACCGAAATCGCCCGGCGCCTGGCCAAGCTGGCCAACGCACCGTTCATCAAGGTCGAGGCGACCAAGTTCACCGAGGTCGGCTATGTCGGCCGTGATGTCGAGTCGATCATCCGAGACCTGGCCGATGCCGCGCTGAAGATGCTCCGCGAGCAGGAAATCGTCCGCGTGCGCCACCGCGCCGAAGACGCCGCCGAAGACCGCATCCTCGACGCCCTGCTGCCGCAGGCGCGCGTCAGCAGCTTCAGCGAGGAAGCCCAGCAGGGCAGCGGCGACTCCAACACCCGCCAGCTGTTCCGCAAGCGCCTGCGCGAAGGCCAGCTGGACGACAAGGAAATCGAGATCGAAGTCGCCGAGAACATGGGCGTCGAAATTGCCGCGCCACCTGGCATGGAAGAAATGACCAACCAGCTGCAGAGCCTGTTCGCCAACATGGGCAAGGGCAAGCGCAAGGCGCGCAAGCTGAAGGTCAAGGACGCCCTGAAGATGGTCCGTGACGAAGAGGCCGGCCGCCTGGTCAACGAGGAAGAACTCAAGGCCAAGGCCCTGGAAGCGGTCGAACAGCACGGCATCGTGTTCATCGACGAGATCGACAAGGTGGCCAAGCGCGGCAACGTCGGCGGCGCCGATGTGTCCCGTGAAGGTGTGCAGCGTGACCTGCTGCCGCTGATCGAAGGCTGCACCGTCAACACCAAGCTGGGCATGGTCAAGACCGACCATATCCTGTTCATCGCCTCGGGCGCATTCCACCTGAGCAAGCCGAGCGACCTGGTGCCGGAGCTGCAGGGTCGCCTGCCGATCCGCGTCGAGCTCAAGGCCCTGACCCCGGAAGACTTCGAGCGCATCCTCAAGGAGCCGCACGCCTCGCTGACCGAACAGTACCGCGAGCTGCTCAAGACCGAGGGCCTGCACATCGAGTTCGCCGACGAAGGCCTCAAGCGCCTGGCCGAGATCGCCTTCCAGGTCAACGAGAAGACCGAGAACATCGGTGCCCGTCGCCTGCACACCTTGCTCGAGCGCCTGCTCGAAGAGGTATCGTTCAGCGCCGGCGACCTGGCCAGCGCCCACGACGAAACGCCGATCAACATCGACGCGGCGTACGTCAACAGCCACCTGGGTGAGCTGGCGCAGAACGAAGACCTGTCGCGCTATATCCTGTAA
- a CDS encoding gamma-butyrobetaine hydroxylase-like domain-containing protein — protein sequence MARLPTAINLHKASKTLTLTYAPGEVYHLPAEFLRVHSPSAEVQGHGNPILQFGKINVGLSGLEPAGQYALKLTFDDGHDSGLFTWEYLEQLCLRQEQLWAEYLDDLHKAGKSRDPSESVVKLML from the coding sequence ATGGCCCGCCTGCCCACCGCCATCAACCTGCACAAAGCCTCCAAGACCCTCACCCTCACCTACGCCCCCGGCGAGGTCTATCACCTGCCCGCCGAGTTCCTGCGCGTGCACTCCCCTTCCGCCGAGGTCCAGGGCCACGGCAATCCCATCCTGCAATTTGGCAAGATCAACGTCGGGCTCAGCGGCCTGGAGCCGGCCGGTCAATACGCACTGAAATTGACCTTCGACGACGGCCATGACTCAGGATTGTTCACCTGGGAATACCTCGAGCAACTGTGCCTGCGCCAGGAGCAGCTGTGGGCCGAGTACCTGGACGACCTGCACAAGGCCGGCAAATCCCGCGACCCGTCCGAATCGGTAGTGAAACTGATGCTCTAG
- the phaC gene encoding class II poly(R)-hydroxyalkanoic acid synthase has protein sequence MSNKNNDELQRQASENTLGLNPVIGIRRKDLLTSARTVLRQAMRQPLHSARHVAHFGLELKNVLLGKSTLQPEGDDRRFNDPAWSQNPLYRRYLQTYLAWRKELNDWIGSSDLSPQDISRGQFVINLLTEAMAPTNTLSNPAAIKRFFETGGKSLLDGLSHLAKDMVNNGGMPSQVNMEAFEVGKNLGTSEGSVVYRNDVLELIQYRPITEQVHSRPLLVVPPQINKFYVFDLSPEKSLARFCLRSQQQTFIISWRNPTKAQREWGLSTYIDALKEAVDAVLAITGSKDLNMLGACSGGITCTALVGHYAALGEKKVNALTLLVSVLDTTVDTQVALFVDEQTLEAAKRHSYQAGVLEGSDMAKVFAWMRPNDLIWNYWVNNYLLGNEPPVFDILFWNNDTTRLPAAFHGDLIEMFKNNPLTRSDALEVCGTAIDLKKVECDIYSVAGTADHITPWQSCYRSAHLFGGKIEFVLSNSGHIQSILNPPGNPKARFMTGEDRPDDPLAWQENAVKHADSWWLHWQTWLGERAGELKKAPTRLGNRAYGAGEAAPGTYVHER, from the coding sequence ATGAGTAACAAGAACAACGATGAGTTGCAGCGGCAGGCCTCGGAAAACACCCTGGGGCTCAATCCGGTCATCGGCATTCGCCGCAAGGATCTGCTGACCTCGGCGCGCACGGTGCTGCGCCAGGCCATGCGCCAGCCGTTGCACAGCGCCCGTCACGTGGCGCATTTCGGCCTGGAACTGAAAAACGTGCTGCTGGGCAAGTCGACCCTGCAGCCAGAGGGCGACGACCGCCGGTTCAACGACCCGGCCTGGAGCCAGAACCCGCTGTACCGTCGCTACCTGCAGACCTACCTGGCCTGGCGCAAGGAGCTCAACGACTGGATCGGCAGCAGCGACCTTTCGCCACAGGACATCAGCCGCGGCCAGTTCGTCATCAACTTGCTGACCGAGGCCATGGCGCCCACCAACACCCTGTCCAACCCGGCGGCGATCAAGCGCTTCTTCGAAACCGGTGGCAAGAGCCTGCTCGACGGCCTGTCGCACCTGGCCAAGGACATGGTCAACAACGGCGGCATGCCCAGCCAGGTCAACATGGAGGCCTTCGAGGTCGGCAAGAACCTGGGCACCAGCGAAGGCTCGGTGGTGTACCGCAATGATGTGCTGGAGCTGATACAGTACCGGCCGATCACCGAACAGGTGCACAGCCGTCCTCTGCTGGTGGTGCCGCCGCAGATCAACAAGTTCTATGTATTCGACCTGAGCCCGGAAAAGAGCCTGGCACGCTTCTGCCTGCGCTCACAGCAGCAGACCTTCATCATCAGCTGGCGCAACCCGACCAAGGCCCAGCGCGAATGGGGCCTGTCCACCTACATCGACGCCCTCAAGGAAGCGGTCGACGCGGTACTGGCGATCACCGGCAGCAAGGACCTGAACATGCTCGGCGCCTGCTCCGGCGGCATCACCTGCACCGCGCTGGTCGGCCACTACGCCGCCCTGGGCGAGAAAAAGGTCAACGCCCTCACCCTGCTGGTCAGCGTGCTCGATACCACGGTCGATACCCAGGTCGCCCTGTTCGTCGACGAACAGACCCTCGAGGCCGCCAAGCGCCACTCCTACCAGGCCGGCGTACTCGAGGGCAGCGACATGGCCAAGGTGTTCGCCTGGATGCGCCCCAACGACCTGATCTGGAATTATTGGGTCAACAACTACCTGCTCGGCAACGAGCCACCGGTGTTCGACATCCTGTTCTGGAACAACGATACCACCCGCTTGCCGGCCGCCTTCCATGGCGACCTGATCGAGATGTTCAAGAACAACCCGCTGACCCGCTCCGATGCCCTGGAAGTCTGCGGCACCGCCATCGACCTGAAGAAAGTCGAGTGCGACATCTACAGCGTCGCTGGCACCGCCGACCACATCACCCCCTGGCAGTCGTGCTACCGCTCGGCGCACCTGTTCGGCGGCAAGATCGAGTTCGTGCTGTCCAACAGCGGGCATATCCAGAGCATCCTCAACCCTCCGGGCAACCCCAAGGCACGCTTCATGACCGGCGAGGACCGTCCGGACGATCCGTTGGCCTGGCAGGAGAACGCGGTCAAGCATGCCGACTCCTGGTGGCTGCACTGGCAGACCTGGCTGGGCGAACGCGCCGGCGAACTGAAGAAAGCCCCTACACGGCTGGGTAATCGTGCCTATGGCGCAGGCGAGGCCGCGCCGGGAACCTACGTCCACGAACGTTGA
- the phaZ gene encoding poly(3-hydroxyalkanoate) depolymerase encodes MPEPYIFRTVELDQQSIRTAVRPGKPHLTPLLIFNGIGANLELVFPFIEALDPDLEVIAFDVPGVGGSSTPRHPYRFPGLAKLTARMLDYLDYGQVNVIGVSWGGALAQQFAHDYPERCKKLVLAATAAGAVMVPGKPKVLWMMASPRRYIQPSHVIRIAPLIYGGGFRRDPDLAMHHASKVRSGGKLGYYWQLFAGLGWTSIHWLHKIHQPTLVLAGDDDPLIPLINMRLLAWRIPNAQLHIIDDGHLFLITRAEAVAPIIMKFLQQERQRAVMHPRPAAGT; translated from the coding sequence ATGCCGGAACCGTACATTTTCAGGACCGTCGAGCTGGACCAGCAGTCCATCCGCACCGCGGTCCGCCCGGGCAAGCCACACTTGACGCCGCTGCTGATTTTCAACGGCATCGGCGCCAACCTTGAGCTGGTGTTCCCCTTCATCGAGGCGCTGGACCCGGACCTGGAGGTCATCGCCTTCGACGTGCCCGGGGTCGGCGGCTCGTCCACGCCGCGCCATCCCTACCGCTTTCCCGGCCTGGCCAAACTGACCGCGCGCATGCTCGACTACCTGGACTACGGCCAGGTCAATGTCATCGGCGTATCCTGGGGCGGCGCGCTGGCGCAGCAGTTCGCCCACGACTACCCCGAGCGCTGCAAGAAACTGGTGCTGGCCGCCACCGCCGCCGGCGCGGTGATGGTGCCGGGCAAGCCCAAGGTGCTGTGGATGATGGCCAGCCCTCGGCGCTACATCCAGCCTTCCCACGTGATCCGCATCGCCCCACTGATCTACGGCGGTGGCTTTCGCCGCGACCCGGACCTGGCCATGCACCACGCCTCCAAGGTGCGCTCCGGCGGCAAGCTGGGCTACTACTGGCAATTGTTCGCCGGCCTTGGCTGGACCAGCATCCATTGGCTGCACAAGATCCACCAGCCGACCCTGGTGCTGGCCGGCGACGACGACCCGCTGATCCCGCTGATCAACATGCGCCTGCTGGCCTGGCGAATTCCCAATGCCCAGCTACACATAATCGACGACGGCCACCTGTTCCTGATCACCCGGGCCGAAGCCGTCGCCCCGATCATCATGAAATTCCTCCAGCAGGAGCGCCAGCGCGCGGTCATGCACCCACGGCCCGCAGCGGGCACCTGA
- the phaC gene encoding class II poly(R)-hydroxyalkanoic acid synthase produces the protein MKDKPAKGMAPVPATSMNVQNAITGLRGRDLISTLRQVGRIGLRNPLHTAHHLLSLGGQLGRVLIGDSSLQPHPRDSRFSDPTWSHNPFYRRGLQAYLAWQRQTRQWIEESSLEDDDRARAQFLFTLISDAVSPSNSLLNPLAVKELFNSGGQSLLRGASHLLDDLRHNDGLPRQVDERAFEVGGNLAATPGAVVFRNELLELIQYKPMSEKQYARPLLVVPPQINKFYIFDLGPTNSFVQYMLKQGLQVFMVSWRNPDPRHREWGLSSYVQALEEALNACRSISGSRDPNLMGACAGGLTMAALQGHLRAKQQLRKVRSATYLVSLLDSQFDSPASLFADEQTIEAAKRRSYQRGVLDGGEVARIFAWMRPNDLIWNYWVNNYLMGKTPPAFDILYWNADNTRLPAALHGDLLDFFKLNPLTFPAGLEVCGTPIDLKQVDLDSFTVAGSNDHITPWDAVYRSALLLGGERRFILANSGHIQSIINPPGNPKAYYLDNPKLSSDPRAWFHDAARHDGSWWPLWLDWISQRSGTLKAPRSELGNATYPPLGPAPGTYVLAR, from the coding sequence ATGAAGGACAAACCGGCTAAAGGGATGGCCCCCGTCCCCGCCACCAGCATGAACGTGCAGAACGCCATCACCGGGCTGCGCGGTCGCGACCTGATCTCGACCTTGCGCCAGGTCGGCCGGATTGGCCTGCGCAACCCGCTGCACACCGCGCATCACCTGCTCAGCCTGGGCGGCCAGCTGGGCCGCGTATTGATCGGTGATTCTTCGCTGCAGCCGCACCCAAGGGACAGCCGCTTCAGCGACCCGACCTGGAGCCATAACCCGTTCTACCGCCGTGGCCTGCAAGCCTACCTGGCCTGGCAGCGACAGACCCGCCAGTGGATCGAGGAAAGCAGCCTGGAGGACGACGACCGGGCGCGGGCGCAGTTCCTGTTCACCCTGATCAGCGATGCCGTGTCGCCGAGCAACTCGTTGCTCAACCCGCTGGCGGTCAAGGAGCTGTTCAACAGCGGTGGCCAGAGCCTGCTGCGTGGCGCCAGCCACCTGCTCGACGATCTGCGGCACAACGACGGCCTGCCGCGCCAGGTGGACGAACGTGCCTTCGAAGTCGGTGGCAATCTCGCCGCCACCCCCGGCGCCGTGGTATTTCGCAACGAACTGCTGGAGCTGATCCAGTACAAGCCCATGAGCGAGAAACAGTACGCCCGTCCGCTGCTGGTGGTGCCGCCGCAGATCAACAAGTTCTACATCTTCGACCTCGGCCCGACCAACAGCTTTGTCCAGTACATGCTCAAGCAAGGCTTGCAGGTGTTCATGGTCAGCTGGCGCAATCCCGACCCTCGTCACCGCGAATGGGGGCTGTCGAGCTATGTACAGGCCCTGGAAGAAGCACTCAATGCTTGCCGCAGCATCAGCGGCAGCCGCGACCCAAACCTGATGGGCGCCTGCGCCGGCGGCCTGACCATGGCCGCGCTACAAGGCCATTTGCGAGCCAAGCAGCAATTACGCAAGGTCCGCAGCGCCACCTACCTGGTAAGCCTGCTCGACAGCCAGTTCGACAGCCCCGCCAGCCTGTTTGCCGATGAGCAAACCATCGAAGCCGCCAAGCGCCGCTCCTACCAGCGCGGCGTGCTCGACGGCGGCGAGGTGGCACGGATCTTCGCCTGGATGCGCCCCAACGACCTGATCTGGAACTACTGGGTCAACAACTACCTGATGGGCAAGACCCCACCGGCTTTCGACATCCTCTACTGGAATGCCGACAACACCCGCCTACCGGCCGCCCTGCACGGTGACCTGCTGGACTTCTTCAAGCTAAACCCGCTGACCTTCCCGGCAGGGCTCGAAGTGTGCGGCACGCCGATCGACCTCAAGCAGGTCGACCTGGACAGCTTCACCGTGGCCGGCAGCAACGACCACATCACGCCCTGGGACGCGGTGTATCGCTCGGCGCTGCTGCTGGGCGGCGAACGGCGTTTCATCCTGGCCAACAGCGGGCATATCCAGAGCATCATCAACCCCCCCGGCAACCCCAAGGCCTACTACCTGGACAACCCCAAGCTCTCCAGCGACCCGCGCGCCTGGTTCCATGACGCCGCGCGCCACGATGGCAGCTGGTGGCCGCTGTGGCTGGACTGGATCAGCCAGCGCTCCGGTACCTTGAAGGCACCGCGCAGCGAGCTGGGCAACGCCACCTATCCACCGCTGGGCCCCGCGCCAGGCACCTACGTACTGGCCCGCTGA